Proteins from one Bos taurus isolate L1 Dominette 01449 registration number 42190680 breed Hereford chromosome 7, ARS-UCD2.0, whole genome shotgun sequence genomic window:
- the LOC100139362 gene encoding zinc finger protein 709, whose translation MDSLVFEDVAVNFTQDEWVLLDSSQKKLYRDVMLENIRNLASVAAKQQDHDTEDLEKNPGKKLRSPMRGKLPENKDLSSFEENLISALKMEKKTHDLKPWKCSPCGKTFMSVSSLTRHMKCHVEDKPREHQGYPEKLYKCKECGKAFVSPSALRTHESSHTGKKPYECLQCGKVFPYQKSFLLHKRTHTGEKPYECRECGKAFMWNISFLKHMVTHTGDLPYKCEKCEKAFIFFSHYQYHLRSHNGENPYQCKQCGKTLEAPRSIKIHERIHRREKSFDCNQCGKTFNYLYSLKAHKTLHTEEMPCISKTYSKALTFASSLQKHKTIHTREKPYECKECGKAYRLNERLQKHLIIHAGDGPYKCKKCERAFNNSSSLEIHEKSHSREKPYECLQCGKCFPSGKCWQQHRRTHTGEKPYECKECGKAFLWKRTFQRHMVIHTGDSPFKCQKCEKGFITFSDLRKHERRHTREKPYLCKQCGREFKSPKSIQVHERIHRGVKLYECNQCDKAYSYLSSLTEHKRQHAKEMPYVCKTCSKVLISATSLQKHERIHTGEKPYECKECGKSYIFNYYFEKHIITHTGDGHYKCKECEKVFINASSLKIHQRSHIGEKPYQCHQCGKGYRYKSHINKHLRTHTLQTSSD comes from the exons ATG GACTCATTGGTCTTTGAGGATGTGGCTGTGAATTTTACCCAGGATGAGTGGGTTTTACTGGATTCCTCACAGAAGAAACTCTACAGAGATGTGATGTTGGAAAACATCAGGAATCTGGCATCAGTAG CGGCAAAACAACAAGATCATGACACTGAAGATTTGGAGAAAAACCCTGGGAAAAAATTAAG AAGTCCTATGAGAGGGAAACTGCCTGAAAATAAGGACCTTAGTTCCTTTGAAGAAAATCTTATTTCAGCTctcaaaatggagaaaaagactCATGATTTAAAACCATGGAAATGCAGTCCATGTGGAAAAACCTTCATGAGTGTTTCATCCCTTACTAGACATATGAAGTGTCATGTTGAAGACAAACCAAGAGAGCATCAAGGGTACCCTGAGAAGTTATATAAGTGTAAAGAATGTGGGAAGGCATTCGTTTCTCCCAGTGCTCTCAGAACACATGAAAGTAGTCACACTGGaaagaaaccctatgaatgtttACAATGTGGAAAAGTTTTTCCATATCAAAAATCTTTCCTACTGCACAAAAGAACTCACACGGGGgaaaaaccctatgaatgtagagaatgtgggaaagccttcatgTGGAacataagttttctaaaacacATGGTAACACACACTGGAGATCTACCTTATAAATGTGAGAAATGTGAGAaagcattcatttttttcagtcattATCAATATCATTTAAGGAGTCACAATGGAGAGAATCCCTATCAGTGTAAACAATGTGGAAAAACCTTGGAAGCTCCTCGAAGtataaaaatacatgaaagaatTCACAGGAGAGAAAAATCCTTTGACTGTAACCAATGTGGTAAAACCTTCAATTATTTGTATTCCTTAAAGGCACACAAAACACTTCACACAGAAGAGATGCCATGTATATCTAAAACATATTCTAAAGCATTGACTTTTGCCAGCTCTCTTCAAAAGCATAAGACGATCCACACGCGAGAAAAACCCTATGAGTGTAAGGAGTGTGGGAAAGCCTACAGATTAAATGAAAGGCTCCAAAAACACCTGATAATACACGCTGGAGATGGCCCTTATAAATGTAAGAAATGTGAAAGAGCATTCAATAATTCCAGTTCTcttgaaatacatgaaaagagTCACAGTagagagaaaccctatgaatgtttACAATGTGGAAAATGTTTTCCATCTGGAAAATGTTGGCAGCAACACAGAAGAACTCACACTGGGgagaaaccttatgaatgtaaagaatgtgggaaagccttcttATGGAAAAGAACTTTTCAAAGACACATGGTAATACACACTGGAGATTCACCTTTTAAATGTCAGAAATGTGAGAAAGGATTCATTACTTTCAGTGATCTTCGAAAGCATGAAAGGCGTCACACTAGAGAGAAACCTTATCTATGTAAACAATGTGGAAGAGAGTTTAAAAGTCCTAAAAGTATTCAAGTTCATGAAAGAATTCACAGAGGAGTGAAACTCTATGAGTGTAACCAATGTGATAAAGCCTACAGTTATTTAAGTTCCTTAACGGAACACAAAAGACAGCACGCAAAAGAGATGCCATATGTATGTAAAACATGTTCTAAAGTATTGATTTCTGCAACTTCTCTTCAAAAGCATGAAAGAATCCACACTGGAGAAAAACCCTATGAGTGTAAGGAATGTGGAAAATCCTACATATTTAACTATTACTTCGAGAAACACATAATAACACATACTGGAGATGGTcattataaatgtaaagaatgtgaGAAAGTATTCATTAATGCCAGTTCTCTTAAAATACATCAGAGAAGTCACATTGGAGAGAAACCATATCAATGTCATCAATGTGGTAAAGGTTATAGATATAA